One genomic segment of Flavobacteriaceae bacterium includes these proteins:
- a CDS encoding glycoside hydrolase: protein MAFNFLSKGNAQKINGVSFVSSSDSITSKDTNPIVHINANYAALMPFGFIRELSSPEIRFNTKGQWYGEREEGIKQYAHELQKKGIKIMVKPQIWVWRGEYTGFIAMNTKKKWKTLENSYEQFILTYAKTAQEIEADLFCMGTELEKFVSSRPEYWKSLIQKIRNIYKGKLTYAANWDEFKRVTFWSQLDYIGIDAYFPLTDKKTPTVQEFEEGWEQHKKEIKKIQFNYKKSVLFTEFGYRSLDYAGKEPWDSRHVSGSVNLEAQLNGLQAIYNQFWKEDWFAGGFVWKWFHKHHRVGGKNNNRFTPQNKPSELLLKELYAN from the coding sequence ATTGCCTTCAATTTTCTTTCTAAGGGAAACGCCCAGAAGATTAATGGGGTTAGTTTTGTATCCTCTAGTGATAGTATTACAAGTAAGGACACAAATCCGATAGTTCATATCAATGCCAACTATGCTGCATTAATGCCTTTCGGCTTTATCAGAGAATTATCATCGCCTGAAATCCGTTTTAATACCAAAGGACAATGGTATGGAGAACGAGAAGAGGGCATTAAACAGTATGCTCACGAATTACAAAAAAAAGGTATCAAGATTATGGTAAAACCTCAAATATGGGTCTGGAGAGGAGAGTATACAGGTTTTATTGCCATGAATACCAAAAAAAAATGGAAAACTCTTGAAAATTCCTATGAGCAATTTATTTTAACCTATGCAAAGACTGCGCAGGAAATTGAGGCTGATCTATTTTGTATGGGTACGGAGTTAGAAAAATTTGTTAGTAGCAGACCTGAATACTGGAAGTCATTAATTCAAAAAATCAGAAACATATATAAAGGAAAATTAACATATGCTGCTAATTGGGACGAATTTAAACGTGTTACATTTTGGAGTCAGCTGGATTATATTGGGATAGATGCTTATTTTCCTTTAACCGATAAAAAAACACCGACAGTTCAGGAATTTGAAGAGGGTTGGGAACAGCATAAAAAAGAAATTAAAAAAATACAATTTAACTATAAAAAATCAGTTTTATTTACAGAGTTTGGTTATAGAAGCCTGGATTATGCAGGAAAAGAGCCTTGGGATTCCAGACATGTTTCAGGATCCGTAAATTTAGAGGCTCAATTGAATGGTTTACAAGCAATTTACAATCAATTTTGGAAAGAAGATTGGTTTGCAGGCGGGTTTGTATGGAAATGGTTTCATAAGCATCATCGGGTTGGAGGTAAAAATAATAACAGGTTTACACCTCAAAATAAACCTTCCGAACTGTTATTAAAAGAGCTCTATGCAAATTAG
- a CDS encoding glycosyltransferase: MLLEYTIITVYSIALILIFMYALAQLNLLFNYMSAQSKKDTCPKFDFKNPDEVPYVTVQLPVYNELYVMQRLLENIVKLEYPRNKLEIQVLDDSTDESVESTKAQIENFRESGVNIQHIRRNNREGFKAGALKEGLKIAKGEFIAIFDADFLPETDWLLQTVPYFKNPEIGVVQTRWEHINRNYSTLTKVQAFALDAHFTLEQVGRNSKGHFINFNGTAGIWRKECIIDAGNWQGDTLTEDLDLSYRAQLKKWKFKYLENVKTPAELPVIISAARSQQFRWNKGGAENFQKMAKRVLTTRGIPAKTKIHSLLHLLNSSMFLMIFLVAILSIPMLYIKNEYAHLKPYFYVMSFFVISTIIFFICYWFMFKKSYGGGIKNFFKYIATFFTFFSIAMGFSLHNTIAVLEGHFGKKSEFVRTPKFNIKTLKDTWKNNECIRKRPSLNVIIEGMLTFYFAFGMYSAFIVGDQGGDFGLFPFHLMLFIGFGYVFCKSIFSKI; encoded by the coding sequence ATGCTTCTTGAATATACTATCATAACTGTTTACTCGATTGCACTCATTTTGATATTTATGTACGCATTGGCACAATTGAACTTACTTTTCAACTATATGAGTGCGCAAAGTAAAAAAGATACTTGCCCAAAATTTGATTTTAAGAACCCCGATGAAGTTCCTTATGTAACCGTACAACTTCCTGTCTATAATGAGTTATATGTCATGCAGCGATTGTTAGAGAACATCGTAAAATTGGAATATCCGAGGAATAAACTTGAAATTCAAGTGTTAGATGACTCTACGGATGAATCTGTCGAATCGACGAAAGCTCAAATTGAAAACTTCCGGGAATCAGGAGTCAATATTCAACACATTCGAAGGAATAACAGGGAAGGTTTTAAGGCAGGAGCTCTAAAAGAGGGATTGAAAATTGCCAAAGGTGAATTTATTGCCATTTTCGATGCGGATTTTTTACCTGAAACAGACTGGCTTCTGCAGACAGTTCCTTATTTCAAAAACCCTGAAATAGGTGTGGTACAAACCCGTTGGGAGCACATTAACCGAAATTATTCTACGTTAACCAAAGTGCAAGCTTTTGCATTGGATGCTCATTTTACACTAGAGCAGGTAGGAAGAAACAGTAAAGGGCATTTTATCAATTTTAACGGAACCGCCGGTATTTGGCGTAAAGAATGTATTATAGATGCCGGCAACTGGCAGGGAGATACGTTAACGGAAGATCTTGATTTAAGTTACAGGGCACAGCTAAAAAAATGGAAGTTCAAATATTTGGAAAATGTGAAAACTCCTGCCGAACTGCCGGTTATTATCAGCGCTGCCAGGTCGCAGCAATTTAGATGGAATAAGGGCGGTGCCGAGAATTTCCAAAAAATGGCCAAACGGGTTTTAACCACTCGGGGGATTCCTGCAAAAACAAAAATTCACAGCTTGTTGCATTTGCTGAACAGTTCTATGTTTTTAATGATTTTTTTAGTAGCAATACTAAGCATCCCTATGTTATACATTAAAAACGAATACGCACACTTAAAACCTTATTTCTATGTGATGAGTTTCTTTGTTATCAGTACCATTATTTTCTTTATCTGTTACTGGTTTATGTTTAAGAAAAGTTATGGCGGTGGCATCAAAAATTTCTTCAAATACATTGCCACTTTCTTTACTTTTTTCTCTATTGCCATGGGATTCTCTTTACACAATACCATTGCTGTTTTAGAAGGTCATTTCGGGAAAAAAAGTGAGTTTGTAAGAACCCCGAAATTCAATATCAAAACCTTAAAAGATACGTGGAAAAATAATGAGTGCATTCGAAAAAGACCTTCTTTAAATGTGATTATTGAGGGGATGCTGACATTTTATTTTGCATTTGGTATGTACAGTGCTTTTATAGTGGGTGACCAAGGAGGAGATTTTGGATTGTTCCCATTTCACTTAATGCTTTTCATTGGGTTTGGTTACGTTTTTTGTAAATCCATTTTTTCAAAAATCTAA
- a CDS encoding 4Fe-4S binding protein, which yields MSTKVNHSMSLATPDAKDISTKQKIAAIMGITGLIILILATFNVALPNKTIVLTSSLVLIVLGTVLYANEIYLKKLEGIKNDGVWFKSISSRGLLGWIAGVSLTGFYIVLYFYAELLGLGVNGAPNTGLVALFDPLSYLLSNRPASQWFVYGTLYTVAIIAFGYKFILKYRHNKYQQLRTISVMFFQLGFAYLIPEFMAKLNEQPQYNLPYYDLKSMWPLNYYLFDGWSLDGLLSSGNLGFGMLVFGILSIFVISPFLTYKYGKRWYCSWVCGCGGLAETAGDSFRQLSSKKMSAWKIERWLIHTVMVFSIIMTIAVIYTYLGNDSKTFWLTKEVFLVFTVGVLTLIFALVLFFKRNELGKDATYGAIGFFVILGALLAMYLTDTSSHVFYISSWDLRSAYGVYIGAVFSGVIGTGFYPILGNRVWCRFGCPMAAILGFQQRMFSKFRITTNGGQCISCGNCSTYCEMGIDVRAYAQKGENIVRSSCVGCGICSAVCPRGVLKLENGEQKGRINPTEILLGNNVDLMELVNRK from the coding sequence ATGAGTACAAAAGTAAATCACAGTATGTCTTTGGCAACACCAGATGCTAAGGATATATCAACAAAACAAAAAATTGCTGCGATTATGGGAATTACAGGTTTAATTATCCTAATACTGGCAACGTTTAATGTAGCCCTTCCCAATAAAACAATTGTTCTTACAAGCAGTCTGGTTTTAATCGTTTTGGGAACTGTGCTATATGCCAATGAAATCTATCTGAAAAAATTAGAAGGAATTAAAAATGACGGTGTTTGGTTCAAATCTATTTCTTCAAGAGGTCTTTTAGGTTGGATAGCCGGAGTTTCCTTAACCGGTTTTTATATTGTTTTGTATTTCTACGCAGAATTATTAGGCTTAGGAGTTAACGGTGCTCCTAACACAGGTTTGGTAGCGCTGTTTGATCCCTTAAGTTATTTGTTGAGTAACAGGCCCGCAAGCCAATGGTTTGTATATGGCACATTGTATACGGTTGCTATTATAGCTTTTGGATATAAATTTATATTAAAGTACCGCCATAACAAATACCAACAGCTAAGAACGATTTCCGTTATGTTTTTTCAGTTAGGTTTTGCTTACCTGATCCCGGAATTTATGGCAAAATTAAACGAGCAACCTCAATACAACCTCCCTTACTATGACTTAAAAAGTATGTGGCCGTTAAACTATTATTTATTCGACGGTTGGTCTCTGGACGGATTACTATCTTCGGGTAATTTAGGGTTCGGGATGCTCGTTTTCGGTATCTTATCTATTTTTGTGATTTCTCCTTTTTTAACATATAAATATGGTAAACGTTGGTATTGTTCATGGGTTTGCGGATGTGGCGGACTAGCAGAAACAGCAGGAGATTCTTTTAGACAATTGAGTAGTAAAAAAATGTCTGCATGGAAGATAGAAAGATGGTTAATCCACACTGTAATGGTATTTTCTATCATTATGACCATTGCAGTAATTTATACTTACCTGGGAAATGATTCAAAAACTTTTTGGCTTACAAAAGAAGTATTCTTAGTTTTTACTGTGGGAGTTTTAACACTTATTTTCGCCTTAGTACTATTTTTTAAGCGTAATGAATTGGGGAAAGATGCAACCTACGGAGCTATTGGTTTTTTTGTGATTTTAGGTGCTTTACTGGCAATGTATTTGACGGATACTTCCAGCCATGTTTTTTATATCAGTTCCTGGGATTTAAGGTCTGCATATGGAGTATATATAGGTGCTGTTTTTTCCGGAGTTATTGGAACAGGGTTTTATCCTATCCTCGGGAACAGGGTCTGGTGTCGTTTCGGGTGCCCGATGGCAGCAATTTTAGGATTTCAGCAGCGTATGTTCTCTAAGTTTAGAATTACCACCAATGGAGGGCAATGCATCTCTTGTGGTAATTGTTCTACTTATTGTGAAATGGGAATCGATGTTCGGGCCTATGCTCAGAAAGGAGAAAATATTGTACGTTCCAGTTGTGTAGGCTGTGGTATTTGTTCGGCTGTTTGCCCCAGAGGGGTTTTAAAATTAGAAAATGGCGAACAAAAGGGAAGAATTAACCCCACTGAAATATTATTAGGGAACAATGTCGATTTGATGGAATTGGTAAACCGTAAATAA
- a CDS encoding NAD(P)/FAD-dependent oxidoreductase has protein sequence MHHIIIIGNGISGVTLARHIRKNSNKKITIVSAETDYFFSRTALMYVYMGHMKFEHTQPYEPWFWRKNNIHLKKGYVSNIDTKNKLLNFSSGETLSYDKLVIASGSKPNKFGWPGQDLEGVMGMYHKQDLDNLEKYAPNNKVCKRAVIVGGGLIGIELAEMLHSRNIPVTFLVRETSFWNGVLPSGESAMINRHIRNHHFDLRLNTNLKEIISDENGCVKSVIIQETGEEIECNVVGLTPGVSPNIDFVKSSDIETGRGILVNRFLETSIKDVYAIGDCAEQREPIGNRRPVEAVWYTGRMMGETLAQTICGNKIEYNPGHWFNSAKFLDIEYQTYGWVFSERNKPDYEEHFHWKHEDDTKCITVAYHKDSNLFLGINTFGIRMRHEVFDRWLTEEKDIDYVIHHLPEANFDPEFYSYYEKEILAAYNYQLQTTT, from the coding sequence ATGCATCATATTATTATTATTGGAAATGGAATTTCCGGGGTTACACTTGCCAGGCATATTCGAAAGAATTCAAATAAAAAAATTACGATTGTTTCGGCAGAGACGGATTACTTTTTTTCTCGTACGGCACTCATGTACGTATACATGGGCCATATGAAATTTGAACACACACAACCTTATGAACCTTGGTTTTGGAGAAAAAATAATATTCATTTGAAAAAGGGATATGTAAGCAATATAGACACTAAAAATAAGCTGTTGAATTTTTCTAGTGGAGAGACACTCTCTTATGATAAATTGGTGATTGCTTCCGGTTCCAAGCCTAATAAATTTGGTTGGCCAGGACAGGATTTGGAAGGTGTAATGGGAATGTATCATAAACAAGATTTGGATAATCTGGAAAAATACGCACCGAATAATAAGGTATGTAAGAGAGCTGTTATTGTGGGTGGCGGGTTAATTGGAATTGAATTGGCCGAAATGTTACATTCCAGAAATATTCCGGTTACATTTTTGGTACGTGAAACCAGTTTTTGGAACGGCGTATTGCCTTCCGGTGAAAGTGCCATGATTAACAGACATATTAGAAATCATCATTTTGATTTAAGGTTAAATACGAATTTAAAGGAAATTATATCCGATGAAAATGGCTGTGTAAAATCTGTTATTATTCAGGAAACCGGAGAGGAAATAGAGTGTAATGTAGTTGGGTTAACACCCGGAGTTTCTCCAAATATTGATTTTGTAAAAAGTTCTGATATAGAAACCGGCCGAGGTATTTTAGTCAACCGTTTTTTAGAAACAAGTATAAAAGATGTATATGCCATCGGAGATTGTGCGGAACAGAGAGAGCCTATTGGCAATAGAAGACCTGTTGAAGCTGTTTGGTATACGGGCAGGATGATGGGAGAAACACTGGCACAGACCATTTGTGGAAACAAAATTGAATACAACCCGGGACATTGGTTTAATTCGGCAAAATTTTTAGATATCGAATATCAAACGTATGGTTGGGTATTTTCCGAAAGAAACAAACCCGATTACGAAGAACATTTTCATTGGAAGCATGAAGATGATACCAAATGTATTACGGTAGCGTATCATAAAGATTCTAATCTGTTCCTGGGAATTAACACCTTTGGAATTAGAATGAGACATGAGGTTTTTGACAGATGGCTTACTGAAGAAAAAGACATAGACTATGTTATACACCATCTGCCGGAAGCAAATTTTGATCCGGAATTTTACAGTTATTACGAAAAAGAGATTTTGGCAGCTTATAATTATCAACTACAAACTACTACATAA
- a CDS encoding glycosyltransferase, with translation MKQIIKVIIPAYNEEDAIVNVINDIPDIVDEVIVVSNNSTDKTEENARKAGATVLKESKRGYGYACLKGMEYVVHSETAKHPDIVVFLDGDYADYPEQLVEIIAPIINDDMDFVIGARVKKLREEGSMTPQQVFGNWLAAFLMRLFFNAKYTDLGPFRAIKYNKLLALKMEDKTYGWTVEMQLKAIKQKLSYIEVPVKYRNRIGVSKVSGTLKGILAGVKILSWIFKYSFK, from the coding sequence ATGAAGCAAATCATTAAGGTCATCATTCCGGCATATAATGAGGAAGATGCTATAGTTAATGTTATAAATGACATTCCGGATATTGTTGATGAAGTTATTGTGGTTAGTAATAATTCTACCGATAAAACCGAAGAAAATGCACGAAAAGCAGGTGCTACTGTTTTAAAAGAATCTAAACGAGGTTATGGGTATGCCTGCTTAAAAGGTATGGAATATGTGGTGCACTCTGAGACCGCCAAACATCCGGATATAGTGGTTTTTTTAGACGGAGATTATGCTGACTATCCTGAACAATTAGTTGAAATTATTGCACCTATTATAAATGATGATATGGATTTTGTTATTGGAGCAAGAGTTAAAAAACTAAGAGAGGAAGGGTCTATGACACCGCAACAGGTTTTCGGCAATTGGCTGGCAGCTTTTCTCATGAGATTGTTTTTCAATGCCAAATACACGGATTTAGGGCCATTTAGAGCTATTAAATACAATAAGCTATTAGCGTTAAAAATGGAAGATAAGACCTATGGCTGGACAGTAGAAATGCAATTGAAAGCCATCAAACAAAAATTATCGTATATAGAAGTTCCTGTGAAATATAGAAATAGAATAGGCGTTTCTAAAGTTTCAGGAACCTTAAAAGGTATATTAGCCGGCGTAAAAATTTTAAGTTGGATTTTTAAATATAGTTTCAAATAA